In a single window of the Niabella ginsenosidivorans genome:
- a CDS encoding DUF3127 domain-containing protein: MQLTATLVQILPLQKGTGRNGEWRKQDIIVETQAQYPKKVCISIWGDKINESVLKIGNQLNISFDVESREYNGRWYTDVKAWKVELASATNNGGASYTDTPPPDNYSDLNEGGADDLPF; encoded by the coding sequence ATGCAGTTAACAGCAACATTGGTTCAGATACTGCCCTTACAAAAGGGAACGGGAAGAAACGGAGAATGGAGAAAACAGGATATTATCGTAGAAACGCAGGCGCAATATCCTAAAAAAGTATGTATCTCTATATGGGGCGATAAAATAAACGAGAGTGTATTAAAAATAGGAAATCAGCTGAATATTTCCTTTGATGTTGAAAGCAGGGAATATAATGGTAGGTGGTATACGGATGTTAAGGCCTGGAAGGTAGAGTTGGCATCCGCCACAAACAACGGGGGCGCCAGCTATACAGATACCCCCCCACCCGATAATTATTCGGATCTGAATGAGGGTGGGGCAGATGATCTCCCTTTTTAA
- a CDS encoding UDP-2,3-diacylglucosamine diphosphatase — protein MNFILQAGKNIYFLSDFHLGVPTYEASLQREKLLVKFLDEIKDKAQEIFIVGDLFDFWYEYRHVVPRGFVRILGKLAELSDSGIQLHFFVGNHDMWMKDYFQQELNMPVYFEPKEFEWNGKQFLIGHGDGLGPGDHGYKRLKKIFRNPVCQWLFGILPPVVGMGTANYMSRKSRAKTGTSEETFLGADREWLITYCREQLQKRHYDFFIFGHRHLPIDFRLTDTSRYINLGDWITFFTYAVFDGNDVQLLSYLNRNEKIVRG, from the coding sequence TTGAACTTCATTTTGCAGGCAGGTAAAAATATTTATTTTCTTTCTGATTTTCATTTGGGTGTTCCCACTTATGAGGCAAGCCTTCAGCGGGAAAAATTACTGGTAAAATTCCTGGATGAAATAAAAGATAAGGCACAGGAAATCTTTATTGTAGGCGATCTGTTTGATTTCTGGTATGAGTACCGCCATGTAGTGCCCAGGGGGTTCGTGCGCATTTTAGGTAAGCTGGCCGAACTGTCAGATAGCGGTATACAACTGCATTTTTTTGTAGGCAATCATGACATGTGGATGAAGGATTATTTTCAGCAGGAGCTGAACATGCCGGTTTATTTCGAACCAAAGGAATTTGAATGGAACGGCAAACAGTTTCTTATAGGTCATGGAGACGGGCTTGGCCCGGGCGATCATGGCTATAAACGATTGAAAAAAATATTCCGAAATCCGGTTTGCCAGTGGCTGTTTGGCATATTGCCTCCTGTGGTGGGTATGGGCACGGCCAATTACATGAGCCGTAAAAGCCGCGCAAAAACCGGCACATCCGAGGAAACCTTCCTGGGGGCAGACAGGGAATGGCTGATCACTTATTGCCGGGAGCAGCTGCAAAAGAGGCATTATGATTTTTTTATTTTCGGGCACCGGCATCTGCCCATCGACTTCCGGCTTACGGATACCAGCCGTTATATCAACCTGGGGGACTGGATCACCTTCTTTACCTATGCTGTTTTTGATGGCAATGATGTGCAGCTGCTTTCCTACTTAAACAGAAACGAAAAAATAGTACGGGGATGA
- a CDS encoding pepsin/retropepsin-like aspartic protease family protein, whose amino-acid sequence MSVIKLPLLFVGSKGEKHLNTLFDSGANLSCIGKERLQKLEDPINPGQVRRLSTASEGHYIEVNERVTLDFYINDILLSDEFLVVPGLSEEAIIGAATLQKWRIRLNFEHDIVGEVDPKVAKLQLI is encoded by the coding sequence ATGTCTGTTATTAAGCTACCCTTACTGTTTGTAGGCTCAAAAGGAGAGAAACACCTGAATACGTTATTTGATAGTGGGGCAAATCTTTCTTGCATTGGGAAAGAGCGGTTACAGAAATTAGAAGATCCCATTAATCCGGGCCAGGTAAGACGATTATCAACAGCAAGTGAAGGGCATTATATTGAAGTTAATGAAAGAGTTACGCTCGATTTTTATATAAACGACATATTGCTCTCTGATGAATTCCTGGTGGTGCCGGGCCTGAGTGAAGAAGCCATTATTGGCGCCGCTACATTACAGAAATGGAGGATCAGACTGAACTTTGAGCACGATATAGTAGGAGAGGTAGACCCCAAAGTGGCTAAGCTACAATTGATTTAA
- a CDS encoding TonB-dependent receptor: MVKYLLAAFLISLSNFLQAQDATLRGTITTADGKPAEAVTVVLEGTSKATAAGKKGNYEIKNIKPGSYIVRVSFVGVNEQSQLVDFKAGAVETLDFVLKENEQQLQEVVIAANKMGTKGDEFVAKMPLKNLENPQVYSAVSAEIMKQQVISNYDDALRNVPGITRAWESTGRGGDGGAYFSLRGFEAQPALVNGLPALVSGNLDPADVEEIQVIKGPSGTLFGASFYGYGGIINTITKKPFYQFGGEASYTVGSFGLNRLAVDVNTPLSKTKKIAFRLNAAAQTENSFQDAGFKKSFFIAPGFVYEVNDKLSFHVLAELLEEKRAVPPVFFNTDRESPMDFKNIKELNLNPDLSFTNNDLTIRNPRKNLQARMLYKFNSQWTSQTVFSAGNIKSDGIYTYIWGVDPDKPDERNYFYQYFNNQDYNTNTVDIQQNFNGDFKIGQLRNRVLIGLDYFNRTEKNNSSGWITTRRVSPQGGISDTDPSNPDGLNKDAIKAALAATEYTDSKLTKRSYSAYASDVINFTPAFSAMLSLRADYFDNKAGAATESFNQMTYSPKFGLVYQPVLDKVSIFANYMNAFFNVGPVDVYDSSNNYIGSKALKPERANQIEFGVKTNLFEEKLQATLSFYNTRVGNRVYSTANNNSEQGGKTQSRGVELDVTTNPVPGLNFIAGFSHGKIKVIEGNTATPTDFYNEVGRSPGGQGPQTLANLWATYKIMDGKLKDFGVSFGGNYAGVNKVIDNSVTGVFELPAYTLLNGGLFYNGKKIRVTANINNITNKQYYIGYWSVNPQKRRNFAASVAFKF, from the coding sequence ATGGTAAAATATCTTTTAGCCGCGTTTTTGATCAGTTTAAGTAATTTTTTACAGGCACAGGATGCTACATTAAGAGGAACGATAACTACTGCAGATGGCAAGCCTGCTGAAGCCGTAACCGTTGTTTTGGAAGGAACATCGAAAGCCACTGCCGCCGGCAAAAAGGGAAATTATGAAATTAAAAATATTAAGCCCGGTTCTTATATTGTCCGGGTTTCTTTTGTAGGTGTAAATGAGCAGTCTCAACTTGTAGATTTTAAGGCGGGCGCTGTTGAGACCCTTGATTTTGTTTTAAAGGAAAACGAGCAACAGCTTCAGGAAGTAGTGATTGCCGCCAATAAAATGGGTACTAAAGGAGATGAGTTTGTAGCAAAAATGCCGCTGAAAAACCTGGAAAACCCACAGGTGTATAGTGCTGTTTCAGCCGAAATAATGAAACAGCAGGTCATTAGTAATTATGATGACGCATTAAGGAACGTTCCGGGTATTACAAGAGCCTGGGAATCGACAGGCAGGGGCGGTGATGGAGGGGCATATTTTTCGCTGAGAGGATTTGAGGCGCAACCGGCCCTGGTAAACGGTTTGCCTGCCCTGGTGAGCGGCAATTTAGACCCTGCAGATGTGGAAGAGATACAGGTAATAAAGGGGCCTTCCGGCACCTTATTCGGGGCCAGTTTTTACGGGTATGGAGGCATCATTAATACAATTACCAAAAAGCCGTTTTATCAGTTTGGCGGCGAGGCCAGTTACACTGTGGGCAGTTTTGGCCTGAACAGGCTGGCGGTTGATGTCAATACCCCCCTGAGCAAAACTAAAAAAATAGCGTTTCGTTTAAACGCCGCAGCACAGACCGAAAATAGTTTCCAGGATGCGGGCTTTAAAAAATCCTTTTTTATTGCCCCCGGTTTTGTTTACGAAGTCAATGATAAACTATCTTTTCATGTGCTGGCAGAACTACTGGAAGAAAAGAGGGCTGTGCCTCCCGTATTTTTTAATACCGACCGGGAAAGCCCAATGGATTTTAAAAATATTAAAGAGCTGAATTTAAACCCGGACCTGTCTTTTACCAACAATGATCTGACGATAAGGAATCCCCGGAAGAACCTGCAGGCCCGGATGCTGTATAAATTTAATAGCCAATGGACCTCGCAAACCGTATTTTCCGCCGGGAATATTAAATCAGATGGTATTTATACATATATATGGGGCGTGGATCCTGACAAGCCGGATGAAAGAAACTATTTTTATCAGTATTTCAACAACCAGGATTATAATACCAACACCGTCGATATCCAGCAAAATTTTAATGGCGATTTTAAAATAGGGCAACTCAGGAACCGGGTATTAATAGGACTGGATTATTTTAACAGGACGGAAAAAAATAACAGCTCCGGCTGGATCACCACCCGGCGGGTGAGCCCGCAGGGTGGCATATCAGACACTGACCCGTCCAACCCGGATGGTTTGAATAAGGATGCCATAAAAGCAGCGCTTGCTGCAACGGAATACACCGATAGCAAATTAACCAAACGATCCTACAGTGCATATGCATCCGATGTGATCAATTTTACGCCGGCATTTTCAGCGATGTTGAGCTTACGGGCAGATTATTTTGATAATAAGGCGGGTGCTGCAACTGAAAGTTTTAATCAAATGACGTATTCCCCGAAATTCGGACTGGTTTACCAGCCGGTTTTGGATAAGGTATCCATTTTTGCCAACTATATGAATGCCTTTTTTAATGTCGGACCCGTTGATGTTTATGACAGTAGTAATAATTATATCGGTTCAAAAGCGCTTAAACCGGAAAGGGCCAATCAAATAGAATTTGGGGTAAAAACCAATCTGTTTGAAGAGAAGCTGCAGGCAACGCTCTCCTTTTATAACACAAGGGTTGGAAACCGGGTTTATTCTACGGCTAACAATAACTCTGAGCAGGGTGGCAAAACCCAAAGCAGGGGTGTTGAGTTAGATGTTACCACTAACCCCGTACCGGGGTTAAACTTCATTGCTGGATTCAGCCATGGAAAAATCAAAGTGATCGAAGGAAATACCGCTACACCAACTGATTTTTATAATGAGGTAGGCAGAAGCCCGGGCGGCCAGGGCCCGCAGACCCTTGCCAATTTGTGGGCTACCTATAAAATCATGGACGGAAAATTAAAGGATTTCGGGGTAAGTTTTGGAGGTAACTATGCCGGCGTTAACAAAGTCATTGACAACAGTGTAACCGGTGTTTTTGAGTTACCCGCCTATACTTTATTAAATGGGGGATTATTTTATAATGGTAAAAAAATAAGAGTTACAGCTAATATAAACAATATAACCAATAAACAATATTATATCGGCTACTGGTCTGTAAATCCTCAAAAACGTAGAAACTTTGCTGCAAGTGTTGCATTTAAGTTTTAG
- a CDS encoding DUF5615 family PIN-like protein, with translation MKALFVADERVDFRIVKALRLYGAEVFAICEEQPSINDQEVLHIAVSKNAVLITEDKDFGELVFRLRLPHKGVILGRMKDVNFKIENVAAAIYQNFELLHNRFSVINERRLRIKE, from the coding sequence ATGAAAGCACTATTCGTTGCAGATGAGCGTGTAGATTTCAGAATTGTAAAAGCGCTTCGTCTATATGGGGCTGAAGTTTTTGCTATTTGCGAAGAACAACCATCTATAAATGATCAGGAAGTTTTACATATTGCAGTTTCTAAGAATGCGGTATTGATTACAGAAGATAAGGATTTTGGGGAATTGGTTTTTCGCCTGCGATTACCGCACAAAGGGGTTATACTTGGGCGGATGAAAGATGTAAATTTCAAAATCGAAAACGTTGCAGCAGCAATTTATCAGAACTTTGAGCTATTACATAACAGGTTTTCGGTAATTAATGAACGAAGGCTTCGTATAAAAGAATGA
- a CDS encoding RNA polymerase sigma-70 factor — MEEELHTIKAGIAANDQKAFGQLFALFYKRLYRFSLSILRIPELANEVVEDVFLKLWSNRSGLSAINNLSVYLYVAVKNQSLNKLSLKANEWISSGLDEMMMNVVAVDNDPYTQMITGEMLNKVNRAIEELPPRCKMIFKLVREDGLKYKEVAAILNISVNTIDVQMATAVKRISESLGIAKNIPVHPFSKKIKKS, encoded by the coding sequence ATGGAAGAAGAATTACATACCATAAAAGCCGGAATTGCAGCCAATGACCAAAAAGCCTTTGGACAGTTATTTGCCTTATTTTATAAGCGGTTGTACCGGTTTTCTTTATCCATATTGCGGATTCCGGAGCTGGCCAATGAGGTGGTTGAGGATGTATTTCTAAAGCTATGGTCTAACCGGTCGGGTCTTTCCGCTATTAACAACCTTTCGGTTTACCTCTATGTAGCTGTAAAGAACCAATCACTGAATAAGCTTTCCCTGAAAGCCAATGAATGGATTTCATCCGGATTAGATGAAATGATGATGAATGTGGTAGCGGTTGACAATGATCCTTATACACAGATGATTACGGGGGAAATGTTGAACAAGGTAAACCGAGCAATAGAGGAACTGCCTCCCCGTTGTAAGATGATCTTTAAGCTGGTGAGGGAAGATGGCCTTAAATACAAAGAAGTGGCAGCAATACTGAATATATCCGTAAACACCATCGATGTCCAGATGGCTACTGCTGTTAAGCGCATCAGTGAGTCATTAGGTATTGCCAAAAATATTCCTGTGCATCCGTTTTCAAAAAAAATAAAAAAAAGCTGA
- a CDS encoding DUF433 domain-containing protein, giving the protein MIIKNTKIPVELVLEKLGHGYSLETLLEAYPNLTTEQIQACLLFASDNVK; this is encoded by the coding sequence ATGATTATTAAAAACACAAAGATTCCGGTTGAACTGGTCCTTGAAAAATTAGGTCACGGGTATTCTTTGGAAACACTTTTGGAAGCCTACCCCAATCTTACTACAGAGCAGATCCAGGCTTGTTTGCTTTTTGCTTCGGATAATGTAAAATAG
- a CDS encoding FecR family protein: protein MARNIYGEASPEEQEALHQFLSEHPQLQQRYELMKSLIHHINDTTHSKGAAGLSERAAALIAGRQASVRTAVPKSKTVVRNYLVYGTAIAALFLVYLGMRGERHQSPASAGSNQLRPALIVQNGNRRQLLLPDGSKVWLNGGSKLYYVTNFKGATREVRLEGEGFFDVNKISNKPFIVHAGAIDIKVLGTAFNVKAYPDENAVTTALYRGLISITKHDGAKGFQPILLYPNQKLVIPGNIISGDSVTAPSPLNAVKIEALDSTKPETERLETAWVYNRLEFRGEDFITLARKMEHWYNVSIHFRDEKVKHLSFYGSFEKETIEQAMHALQTANAFNYTIEKNDISISSIN, encoded by the coding sequence ATGGCCCGTAACATCTACGGGGAGGCCTCACCAGAAGAACAGGAGGCGTTGCATCAGTTCCTGAGCGAACATCCGCAGTTGCAGCAGCGATATGAATTAATGAAGTCATTAATTCATCATATAAATGATACTACGCATTCTAAGGGTGCTGCCGGTCTTTCTGAAAGAGCAGCTGCGCTGATTGCGGGCAGGCAGGCATCCGTCCGGACAGCGGTTCCCAAAAGTAAAACAGTTGTCAGGAACTACCTGGTGTATGGTACGGCAATAGCGGCCCTGTTCCTTGTGTACCTGGGCATGCGCGGAGAGAGACATCAATCCCCGGCGTCAGCCGGTAGTAATCAGCTACGGCCGGCATTGATCGTTCAAAATGGGAACCGAAGGCAACTGTTGTTGCCGGATGGCAGCAAGGTATGGCTCAATGGCGGATCAAAATTATATTATGTTACCAATTTTAAAGGAGCAACCAGGGAGGTACGCCTTGAGGGGGAAGGTTTTTTTGATGTAAACAAGATCAGCAATAAACCTTTTATTGTACATGCGGGAGCTATTGATATAAAAGTGCTGGGAACCGCGTTCAATGTAAAAGCGTATCCTGATGAAAATGCGGTTACCACTGCCTTATACAGGGGGCTGATCAGCATTACCAAACATGACGGAGCAAAAGGCTTTCAGCCTATTTTGCTTTATCCCAACCAAAAACTGGTTATTCCGGGCAATATTATTTCGGGAGACAGTGTGACAGCGCCTTCGCCCCTGAATGCTGTTAAAATTGAAGCGCTGGACAGTACAAAACCCGAAACAGAGCGTTTAGAAACCGCCTGGGTATATAACCGGCTTGAATTCCGTGGAGAGGATTTTATTACGCTTGCCCGAAAAATGGAGCACTGGTATAATGTAAGCATTCATTTCCGGGATGAAAAAGTAAAGCACCTCAGCTTTTACGGTTCCTTTGAAAAAGAAACTATTGAGCAGGCAATGCATGCGTTGCAAACGGCCAATGCATTTAATTATACAATCGAAAAAAATGATATATCGATCAGTTCAATCAATTAA
- the rpoN gene encoding RNA polymerase factor sigma-54 yields MALGQSLQQKLLQKLSPQQIQLMKLLQVPTANLEERIKEEMEENPALELDDAKHSDEGDLKDEFADSENSLDDSDSGHDEYDTIDVSDYVHDGDDDIADYKTREDHYGEEENRQLPIKTETSFYDTLENQLGLLSLSEKEHRIAQHIIGSIDEDGYLRRDTPALVDDLAFRQNIETTTEEVEKIIQKIQQFDPPGVGARNLPECLLLQLKRQKQEGKEVDKAILAIEKYFDEFTKKHYEKIQRGLGLTEEELKDVMQQIVRLNPKPGGNVGAVNKAESYVVPDFFIMNHNGKLELTLNSRNAPELRISEGYKDMMKEYDRGSKKDKQQKEAVLFIKQKIDAAKWFIDAIRQRQHTLLDTMSAIMEHQEEFFLTGDETTLKPMILKDIAEKTNLDISTVSRVANSKFVQTEFGTYRLKFFFSESLSTDSGEEVSTREVKKILTDLIESESKKHPYSDEKLTELLQEKGYNIARRTVAKYREQLNIPVARLRKELV; encoded by the coding sequence ATGGCTTTAGGACAATCATTACAACAGAAACTTTTACAAAAGCTATCGCCCCAGCAAATTCAGCTGATGAAATTGCTGCAGGTGCCCACTGCTAACCTGGAAGAAAGGATCAAGGAAGAGATGGAAGAAAACCCGGCACTGGAGCTGGATGATGCAAAACACAGCGATGAAGGCGATCTGAAAGATGAATTTGCAGATAGCGAAAACTCTCTGGATGATTCAGATTCAGGACACGATGAGTATGATACGATTGATGTAAGCGATTATGTGCACGATGGTGATGATGATATTGCGGATTATAAGACCCGTGAAGATCATTATGGTGAAGAAGAAAACCGGCAGCTGCCGATAAAAACGGAAACCAGTTTTTATGATACCTTGGAGAACCAGCTGGGCCTCCTTTCCCTGTCTGAAAAAGAGCACCGTATTGCGCAGCATATCATCGGAAGCATTGACGAGGATGGATACCTGAGGAGAGACACGCCGGCCCTGGTAGATGACCTTGCGTTTCGCCAGAATATTGAGACCACAACAGAGGAAGTGGAAAAGATCATTCAAAAGATCCAGCAGTTTGACCCTCCCGGTGTGGGCGCCCGGAACCTGCCGGAATGTTTGCTGCTGCAGTTAAAAAGACAAAAACAGGAAGGAAAAGAAGTTGATAAAGCCATCCTGGCAATTGAAAAATACTTTGATGAATTTACCAAGAAGCATTACGAAAAAATTCAGCGCGGCCTGGGTTTAACAGAAGAAGAGCTGAAAGACGTAATGCAGCAGATCGTACGGCTGAACCCCAAACCGGGCGGCAATGTAGGCGCTGTAAACAAAGCCGAAAGCTATGTAGTTCCGGATTTCTTTATTATGAACCACAATGGGAAGCTGGAACTGACATTAAACAGCCGCAACGCGCCGGAGCTCCGCATCAGTGAAGGCTATAAGGATATGATGAAGGAATATGACCGCGGATCCAAAAAAGACAAACAGCAGAAGGAAGCGGTATTATTCATAAAACAAAAAATTGACGCCGCCAAATGGTTCATTGATGCCATCAGACAACGGCAGCATACCTTGCTGGATACGATGTCTGCGATTATGGAGCACCAGGAAGAATTTTTCCTTACAGGGGATGAGACCACCCTGAAGCCAATGATCTTAAAAGACATTGCCGAAAAAACCAACCTGGATATATCTACCGTAAGCCGTGTGGCCAACAGCAAATTTGTACAGACCGAATTTGGCACTTACCGGCTGAAATTTTTCTTCAGCGAATCATTAAGCACCGATAGCGGCGAAGAAGTGTCCACCCGCGAAGTGAAAAAGATCCTGACGGACCTGATCGAATCGGAAAGTAAAAAACATCCTTACAGCGATGAAAAGCTTACAGAGCTGCTGCAGGAAAAAGGCTATAATATTGCCCGCCGTACTGTTGCCAAATACCGGGAGCAGCTGAATATTCCGGTGGCAAGGTTGAGAAAAGAATTGGTGTAG